A single Fusarium oxysporum Fo47 chromosome IV, complete sequence DNA region contains:
- a CDS encoding bifunctional 4-alpha-glucanotransferase/amylo-alpha-1,6-glucosidase (glucanotransferase domain of human glycogen debranching enzyme-domain-containing protein): MSPPHTMTSNEVYLLPLNDDGSPQVQGEYIYLAPRSHEPVTVRFAIEGTSSICRHGSLWVNIPAQGDEFRRDHFREFKLTPDFNRTLEISIPIYQPGAYAFYTTYAELPDLKKELENSSEQKENLNKTPLYYIDVAPRLKLDGRPLPLPALSIFSVISKFMGKYPNDWERHLHGISDRGYNMIHFTPLQVRGVSNSPYSLYDQLGWDPACFPAGEEDVQKMVDSLERNHSLLSLTDIVLNHTANNTKWLEEHPEAGYNLITAPWLESAYQLDTSLLELSDNLAKLGLPTVVKSTDDLLLIMNAIKTEVLAKIRLWEYYAVDVDRDADEAVKVFSQGKKYTSEDASDFEKKLESAKSASIKDQVEFFREFGLTGTDRMGERFRRRVKPDVAASFLASSVGSSDEKAARAKIVEILEVLNVDYYKEYDAEVDDILQQIFNRIKYVRLDDHGPKLGEINKENPLIEPYFTRLPKNETTSKLKPEEMALVNNGWVWGGNALVDNAGPESRVYLRREVIVWGDCVKLRYGSGPEDNPWLWEHMTKYARTLAKYFAGLRIDNCHSTPIHVAEHILDEARRVRPDLYVVAELFTGSEEMDYVFVKRLGLSSLIREAMQAWSTGELSRLVHRHGGRPIGSFEVDEVSKSDVRTPSSSPTRLKNGETNGHVSHSREIIRTIKPSPVHALFMDCTHDNETPAQKRDARDTLPNAALVCMCSSATGSVMGYDEIYPKLVDLVNETRLYTSASSGTKPIKIGGGEEGIGGVKKLLNQIHTLMGKDGYDETHIHHEDQYITVHRVHPESRKGYFLIAHTAFPGYGNGNGDFSPVHLTGTKARHLGSWMLEVDAGEEATQQVLGDKKFLRGLPSRVKDVPGIRMEINGDDTTITVRDKFPPGSIALFETWIPAAEHSSGLDNYVTSGSKAAWNELSLTDLNFLMYRCEAEERAESDGRDGVYDIPGHGKLVYAGLQGWWSLLKNIIKDNNLAHPLCQNLRDGEWALDYIIARLQRISATPGNEALAQPLRWLEERFDAIRKIPSFLLPRYFGLVLRTAYMASWDRSLELMNSSVRDGQWFLQSLAMVSVQQVGYVKSASLWPFKLVPSLAAGLPHFAVEWARCWGRDVFIALRGLLIGTGRFDDAREHILAFASVLKHGMIPNLLSSGDAPRYNSRDSIWFFLQCIQDYTRFAPEGLDILKAKVKRRFLPYDDTWFPTNDERAYSKESTIEEVIQEALQRHASGMKYREANAGPQIDAQMKDEGFNQEIKVDWSNGIIFGGNQFNCGTWMDKMGESERAGSKGIPGTPRDGAAIEITGMLYSTLDWLAGLHEDGKYAYAGVDKSEGGSISLADWAGLLKANFERCYYVPISPEDDSKYDVNTPIVNRRGIYKDLYKSGKEYEDYQLRPNFAIAMTTAPALFNPDHAMHALCVADEALRGPQGMATLDPADLNYRPYYVNSEDSDDFATSKGRNYHQGPEWIWPTGFFLRALLKFDLKRRTTPEGRTEAFQQVTRRLSGCKKMIQESPWAGLQELTQKNGEYCADSSPTQAWSAGCLIDLYMDATEEQNKA; encoded by the exons atgagTCCACCGCACACCATGACATCCAACGAGGTTTATTTGCTGCCGCTCAACGATGATGGCTCACCTCAGGTGCAAGGTGAATACATCTATCTCGCGCCCAGGTCTCACGAGCCTGTGACGGTTCGTTTTGCCATTGAGGGCACCTCGTCCATCTGCCGTCATGGCAGCCTTTGGGTCAACATCCCTGCCCAAGGTGATGAGTTTCGCCGCGATCATTTTCGCGAGTTCAA ACTTACACCCGATTTCAATCGAACTCTCGAAATCTCCATTCCCATTTACCAGCCTGGTGCCTATGCCTTCTACACTACCTACGCTGAGCTGCCCGACCTCAAGAAGGAGCTAGAAAATAGCTCTGAACAGAAGGAGAACCTCAATAAGACTCCCCTGTACTATATCGATGTTGCGCCTAGACTTAAACTTGACGGCCGGCCATTGCCGTTGCCTGCCTTGTCAATCTTCTCCGTCATTAGCAAGTTCATGGGTAAATACCCCAATGACTGGGAGCGTCACCTTCACGGTATTAGCGATCGCGGCTACAACATGATCCATTTTACTCCTCTTCAGGTGCGCGGAGTGTCCAACTCCCCATACAGTTTGTATGACCAGCTCGGCTGGGACCCTGCTTGTTTTCCAGcaggagaagaggatgtgCAGAAGATGGTGGACAGCCTAGAACGTAACCATTCTTTGTTGAGTTTGACTGACATAGTGCTAAACCACACCGCAAACAACACAAAATGGCTTGAGGAGCATCCCGAAGCAGGCTACAATTTGATCACAGCACCCTGGCTCGAGTCTGCTTATCAACTAGACACAAGTCTCTTGGAGTTGAGCGACAACCTGGCAAAGTTGGGACTACCCACTGTTGTCAAGTCTACCGATGATTTGCTACTCATCATGAATGCGATCAAGACCGAGGTCCTTGCCAAAATCAGGCTATGGGAATACTATGCGGTGGATGTGGATCGAGATGCCGACGAGGCAGTCAAAGTCTTCTCTCAAGGAAAGAAATACACCTCTGAGGACGCTTCAGAtttcgagaagaagttggagagcGCCAAATCTGCATCGATCAAGGACCAAGTCGAGTTCTTCAGGGAGTTTGGGTTAACAGGCACCGACCGAATGGGTGAGCGCTTTCGAAGGCGTGTCAAGCCTGACGTAGCTGCTAGCTTTTTGGCTTCGTCCGTGGGTTCTTCCGATGAGAAGGCAGCCAGGGCCAAGATTGTCGAGATCTTGGAGGTTCTCAACGTGGACTACTACAAAGAGTATGATGCTGAAGTGGATGACATTCTTCAGCAAATTTTCAACAGGATCAAGTATGTTCGACTTGATGACCACGGTCCCAAGCTTGGCGAGATCAACAAGGAGAACCCCTTAATTGAGCCTTACTTCACTCGACTCCCCAAAAATGAGACAACATCCAAGCTCAAGCCCGAAGAGATGGCTTTGGTCAACAATGGATGGGTTTGGGGCGGTAATGCTCTGGTCGATAACGCTGGCCCTGAATCCAGGGTGTACCTTCGCCGAGAGGTAATTGTCTGGGGTGACTGTGTCAAGTTACGATACGGCTCAGGCCCCGAAGACAACCCTTGGTTGTGGGAGCATATGACCAAGTATGCTCGCACACTGGCCAAATACTTTGCCGGTCTCCGTATCGATAACTGTCACTCAACTCCCATTCACGTGGCTGAGCACATTCTTGACGAGGCTCGCCGGGTGCGACCTGACTTGTATGTTGTGGCCGAATTGTTTACAGGCTCTGAAGAGATGGACTACGTTTTTGTGAAGCGCCTTGGTCTCAGCTCTCTTATTCGTGAAGCCATGCAGGCATGGAGCACGGGTGAGCTTAGCCGACTGGTTCACAGACACGGAGGCCGACCTATTGGAAGCTTTGAGGTCGATGAAGTTTCCAAGTCGGATGTTCGCACCCCATCGAGTAGCCCGACCAGACTCAAGAACGGCGAGACGAATGGGCATGTATCACATTCAAGAGAGATTATTCGCACGATCAAGCCAAGCCCAGTGCATGCTCTATTCATGGACTGCACTCATGACAACGAAACACCGGCACAGAAGCGTGATGCCCGTGATACTCTTCCCAACGCTGCTCTTGTATGCATGTGCTCCAGCGCTACTGGAAGTGTTATGGGATACGATGAAATCTATCCAAAGCTTGTCGACCTTGTCAACGAGACCCGGCTCTACACATCTGCCTCGTCTGGAACGAAGCCGATTAAGATTGGAGGCGGCGAGGAGGGAATTGGCGGCGTCAAGAAGCTGCTTAACCAAATACACACTTTGATGGGCAAGGATGGATACGACGAGACTCACATCCATCACGAAGACCAGTACATTACTGTTCACCGAGTGCATCCTGAATCTCGCAAGGGTTACTTCCTAATTGCACATACAGCTTTCCCAGGCTACGGCAATGGCAACGGTGATTTTAGCCCTGTTCATCTCACTGGAACCAAAGCTCGACACCTGGGTAGCTGGATGCTCGAGGTTGACGCTGGTGAGGAGGCGACGCAACAAGTGCTCGGGGACAAGAAGTTCCTGCGCGGCTTGCCTAGCCGAGTTAAGGACGTACCCGGCATCCGCATGGAAATCAATGGCGACGACACTACCATCACTGTGCGCGACAAGTTCCCTCCTGGAAGCATCGCCCTGTTCGAGACCTGGATCCCCGCTGCTGAGCATTCGTCTGGCTTGGACAACTATGTCACCTCAGGGTCCAAGGCTGCCTGGAATGAGCTCAGTCTGACAGACCTCAACTTCTTGATGTATCGAtgtgaagctgaagagagggCCGAAAGCGATGGTCGAGATGGTGTCTACGATATTCCTGGACATGGAAAGCTTGTCTATGCTGGTCTCCAAGGATGGTGGAgtcttctcaagaacatcatcaAGGACAACAACCTGGCCCACCCACTGTGCCAGAACTTACGTGATGGAGAATGGGCTCTGGACTACATTATTGCAAGACTGCAGCGAATCAGTGCCACCCCAGGTAACGAGGCACTTGCCCAACCCTTGAGATGGCTAGAAGAGCGATTCGATGCCATCCGAAAGATCCCCAGTTTCCTGCTCCCTCGTTACTTTGGTCTTGTCCTGCGTACTGCTTACATGGCAAGCTGGGACAGGTCTCTCGAGCTCATGAACTCCAGCGTCCGAGATGGGCAATGGTTTTTGCAAAGCCTGGCCATGGTCAGTGTTCAACAAGTTGGATATGTCAAGTCAGCGTCCTTGTGGCCTTTCAAGTTGGTTCCTTCTCTGGCTGCTGGTCTTCCTCACTTCGCTGTTGAATGGGCCCGATGCTGGGGCCGAGACGTGTTTATCGCTCTTCGTGGACTTCTTATCGGTACTGGCCGTTTTGACGACGCCAGAGAACACATCCTTGCATTTGCCAGTGTATTGAAGCATGGCATGATCCCCAACCTTCTCAGCAGTGGCGATGCTCCCAGGTACAACTCTCGAGACTCCATCTGGTTCTTCCTTCAGTGCATTCAGGATTATACACGTTTTGCCCCAGAGGGActtgatatcctcaaggccaaggtcaagcGTCGTTTCCTGCCTTACGATGACACATGGTTCCCCACCAACGATGAGAGGGCATACTCGAAGGAGAGCACCATTGAGGAGGTTATCCAGGAAGCACTCCAAAGACATGCTTCAGGCATGAAATACAGGGAAGCTAATGCCGGTCCCCAAATTGATGCCCAAATGAAGGATGAGGGTTTCAACCAGGAGATCAAGGTTGATTGGAGCAATGGAATCATCTTTGGCGGTAACCAGTTCAACTGTGGCACATGGATGGACAAGATGGGCGAGAGTGAACGCGCAGGATCCAAGGGAATCCCCGGAACTCCTCGTGATGGTGCTGCTATCGAGATCACTGGTATGCTGTACAGCACTCTCGATTGGCTCGCTGGGCTTCATGAGGATGGAAAATATGCCTATGCAGGCGTGGACAAATCCGAGGGTGGCTCTATCTCCTTGGCAGACTGGGCTGGTCTGCTCAAGGCCAACTTCGAGCGCTGCTACTATGTCCCAATTTCTCCCGAGGACGATTCCAAGTATGACGTCAACACGCCGATTGTGAACCGCCGAGGAATTTACAAAGATCTCTACAAGTCTGGCAAGGAGTATGAGGACTACCAGCTGCGTCCTAACTTTGCAATTGCCATGACTACTGCACCCGCTTTGTTCAACCCAGACCATGCCATGCATGCTCTGTGTGTTGCCGATGAGGCCCTTCGGGGACCCCAAGGAATGGCGACTCTGGACCCTGCGGACCTGAACTACCGCCCTTACTACGTCAACAGTGAAGATAGTGACGATTTTGCTACAAGCAAGGGCCGTAACTACCACCAGGGACCCGAGTGGATCTGGCCTACTGGCTTCTTCCTCCGAGCCCTGCTCAAGTTTGATCTCAAGAGACGAACAACACCTGAGGGTCGCACTGAGGCGTTCCAGCAGGTTACCCGAAGACTGAGTGGGTGCAAGAAGATGATCCAGGAGAGCCCTTGGGCTGGTCTCCAAGAGCTGACACAAAAGAACGGCGAATACTGCGCTGACTCT AGTCCCACACAAGCTTGGTCGGCAGGATGCCTGATCGACTTATACATGGACGCTACTGAGGAACAGAATAAGGCATAG
- a CDS encoding tRNA (guanine26-N2)-dimethyltransferase: MQILSKQHSYMFRVFWRSRSNFGAGAILDLTNRFSKTRTLSTNRNYRALCDKPIAHRQFSTTAKMAEEKVNVETVTVEGKEFRTVTEGKATILVPQGAKIGEDRGEVQQVFYNPIQQYNRDLSVLAIKTYGEMSLEKRKEQYESRMNKQGKKRKRGDDEQKPTEAVNPPPQDKPQATEEAAKPNDAEAQQPKKEIKPSFRILDALSASGLRALRYAHELPFVTSVKANDLSDTAAESIRMNAKHNGLEDKITVTQGDALALMYRGIADDLSNRDKGGNPGKANKFDVIDLDPYGTAAPFFDAAVQSIRDDGGLLCITCTDSAVWAGHSYCEKTFALYGGIPIKGMHSHEAGLRLVLNAVATSAARYGLAIEPLLSLSIDFYTKFFIKVTKSPQSVKFLASKTMLVYSCDSGCGAWETQPMLRSKPAPNKKGNGAFYKHTMAQGPSADRHCEHCGMKMHINGPMYGGHIHSQEFIERLLAQIPKADPSIYGTMPRLEGMLRTALEEYLPGPEVKEPVDPKDAQLATVDHYPFFIIPSRLANVVSCVTPSEDMVRGALIHLGYRTARSHCRPGSIKTDAPWSTIWWIITEWIRQKSPIKESSIKKNSAAWKILTDAGIIGQEKPEAAEETAKDVSAMEGVEQQTSEAPVEGTAGAPNGDDKPVPSEMELRKTLVFDENLARLARRRGEQKLVRYQMNPRENWGPLAKASRR, from the coding sequence ATGCAGATTCTTTCCAAGCAACATTCTTATATGTTTCGCGTTTTCTGGAGATCAAGGTCGAACTTTGGCGCTGGAGCTATCTTGGATCTTACAAACCGCTTTTCGAAAACTCGGACCCTTAGCACAAATCGCAACTACCGAGCTCTCTGCGACAAACCGATTGCGCATCGCCAATTTTCGACCACAGCAAAAATGGCGGAGGAAAAGGTCAACGTGGAAACCGTTACCGTCGAGGGGAAGGAGTTTAGGACGGTCACAGAGGGAAAAGCCACTATCTTGGTGCCTCAAGGTGCTAAGATTGGCGAGGATCGTGGGGAAGTTCAGCAGGTCTTCTACAATCCTATTCAGCAATACAACCGTGATCTCTCTGTTCTTGCGATCAAAACATATGGCGAGATGtctctggagaagagaaaagagcaGTACGAGTCAAGGATGAACAAGCAGGGcaagaagcgcaagcgaGGCGATGACGAACAGAAGCCTACCGAGGCCGTGAACCCCCCACCACAGGATAAACCGCAAGCGACTGAAGAGGCTGCTAAACCCAACGATGCCGAAGCACAACAACCGAAGAAAGAAATCAAGCCCTCATTCCGTATCCTGGATGCGCTATCGGCGTCTGGGCTGCGAGCACTTCGATACGCCCACGAATTGCCTTTTGTGACATCTGTCAAGGCCAACGATTTGTCCGACACTGCTGCCGAGTCTATCAGGATGAACGCCAAGCATAACGGACTCGAGGACAAGATTACCGTCACCCAAGGCGATGCGCTTGCGCTCATGTATCGAGGCATAGCAGATGACTTGTCCAACAGAGACAAGGGTGGAAACCCGGGCAAGGCCAACAAGTTCGATGTTATCGACCTGGACCCTTATGGTACAGCTGCACCTTTCTTCGACGCTGCCGTGCAATCTATCAGAGACGACGGTGGCCTCCTATGTATCACCTGCACAGATAGTGCGGTGTGGGCAGGTCACAGCTATTGCGAGAAGACGTTTGCGCTTTATGGGGGAATTCCAATCAAGGGAATGCACTCTCACGAAGCTGGTCTTCGACTAGTTCTGAACGCCGTTGCTACCTCGGCTGCCAGATACGGACTGGCTATTGAACCTCTTCTCTCGCTCTCGATCGACTTTTACACCAAATTCTTTATCAAGGTGACCAAATCCCCGCAGTCGGTCAAGTTCCTCGCTTCCAAGACTATGCTGGTCTACAGCTGCGACTCAGGTTGTGGTGCTTGGGAAACACAGCCCATGTTGAGGAGCAAGCCCGCGCCGAATAAGAAGGGCAATGGCGCCTTTTACAAGCACACTATGGCCCAGGGACCATCAGCCGATCGACACTGCGAGCACTGTGGGATGAAGATGCACATTAATGGCCCTATGTATGGTGGTCACATTCATTCGCAAGAGTTTATTGAGAGGCTTCTGGCGCAAATTCCCAAGGCTGACCCCTCTATCTATGGCACGATGCCCAGACTCGAGGGTATGCTGCGAACAGCTCTCGAAGAGTATCTGCCTGGTCCTGAGGTCAAGGAGCCTGTCGATCCCAAGGATGCTCAGCTTGCAACCGTTGACCACTACCCATTCTTCATTATTCCAAGCCGTTTGGCCAATGTGGTGAGCTGCGTGACTCCAAGTGAGGACATGGTTCGAGGTGCCTTGATCCATCTTGGCTACCGTACTGCTCGAAGCCACTGCCGACCAGGAAGTATCAAGACTGACGCACCTTGGTCTACAATCTGGTGGATAATAACGGAATGGATTCGTCAGAAGTCACCGATCAAAGAATCGAGTATCAAGAAAAACAGCGCCGCATGGAAGATTCTGACTGATGCTGGAATCATTGGACAAGAGAAGCCTGAGGCTGCAGAGGAGACAGCTAAAGATGTCTCTGCGATGGAGGGCGTGGAACAGCAGACTTCAGAGGCACCTGTCGAGGGTACAGCAGGTGCACCAAACGGCGATGACAAGCCCGTCCCTAGTGAGATGGAATTGCGCAAGACACTCGTCTTTGACGAGAACCTAGCACGTCTTGCACGAAGACGAGGAGAGCAAAAGCTGGTGCGGTACCAGATGAATCCTCGAGAAAACTGGGGGCCTCTGGCTAAAGCGAGCCGTCGATGA
- a CDS encoding ATP-NAD kinase-like domain-containing protein encodes MFTTLELPHSSEVTTVENVSFTEENLTWTRTGASESASRHELVLVHEVTNSQSGSSQYLLFILKEDPENKEIPFRLSILKTDEIPTELRSLTVAGLPPHLKHGSANEHGATSQVDIIVSIKSGVGLASKVWEDVLHPIWTYIAGDDSGKSTYRLIHTVSPETIRDYAKQLWTTYERSKARTIVLLSGDGGVVDLLNGSDGNQVPENPPTLALLPLGTGNALFHSTHKPLYTEPGPSPLVLGLRTLFQGVGANLPVFRASFSSGSHIVKFTDKSKEQSSTANPSQLQKQETSVTHLQGAIVASYGFHASLVHESDTPEYRVHGDKRFHMVAEGLLKESHPYVAKVTIRRRGSTTFEDIPRESHAYVLTALVSNMERKFAISPATKPLQSQLRLVHFGPIGGERTMSVMMKAYDEGSHVGMQWSDGEKVGYDEVDEVKISVLEKDERWRKVCIDGTIVEIPEGGSMGIKMLDHSLFKILASPVVLESRE; translated from the coding sequence ATGTTTACTACTTTGGAATTGCCTCACTCATCCGAAGTGACAACCGTCGAAAATGTTTCTTTCACTGAAGAGAATCTGACATGGACTCGCACCGGGGCATCCGAGAGTGCTTCACGCCATGAGCTTGTCTTGGTTCACGAAGTGACGAATTCTCAATCGGGCTCCTCGCAATATCTACTATTTATCCTCAAGGAAGACCCAGAGAACAAGGAAATACCATTTCGACTCTCGATACTGAAGACAGACGAAATACCCACTGAGCTTCGAAGTCTCACAGTGGCTGGACTACCCCCTCATCTTAAACACGGTTCTGCCAACGAACATGGTGCCACAAGCCAGGTGGACATTATCGTCTCGATCAAATCGGGTGTTGGACTAGCATCAAAAGTCTGGGAAGACGTTCTCCATCCTATTTGGACATATATCGCAGGAGATGATTCTGGCAAATCGACATATCGCCTTATTCACACAGTAAGCCCAGAGACCATCCGAGACTATGCAAAACAGTTATGGACTACATATGAGCGTTCGAAAGCGAGGACTATCGTGCTTTTGAGTGGAGATGGTGGTGTCGTTGATCTACTCAACGGCTCTGACGGGAACCAGGTGCCAGAGAACCCACCTACACTTGCCCTTCTCCCTCTGGGCACAGGAAACGCCCTCTTCCATTCTACCCACAAGCCACTTTACACTGAGCCTGGTCCAAGCCCACTTGTACTCGGGCTCCGAACATTATTCCAAGGCGTTGGCGCTAATCTTCCCGTCTTCCGGGCATCGTTCTCATCTGGATCCCATATCGTCAAGTTTACGGACAAATCCAAGGAACAATCGTCAACAGCGAACCCAAGTCAGCTCCAGAAGCAGGAGACTTCTGTCACACATCTTCAAGGAGCTATTGTAGCTAGCTACGGCTTTCACGCAAGTCTTGTCCACGAGAGTGACACACCTGAATATCGTGTCCACGGCGATAAGCGGTTCCATATGGTCGCTGAAGGGCTTCTGAAGGAATCTCACCCATATGTTGCAAAAGTGACTATTCGACGTCGAGGTTCTACTACGTTTGAGGATATTCCTCGTGAGTCACATGCCTATGTGCTCACAGCTCTGGTATCGAATATGGAGCGAAAGTTCGCCATTTCGCCTGCTACTAAACCATTGCAATCACAGCTTAGACTTGTACATTTCGGACCAATTGGTGGGGAGCGGACCATGagtgtcatgatgaaggcGTACGACGAGGGTAGTCATGTTGGTATGCAGTGGTCTGATGGAGAAAAGGTTGGCTATGATGAAGTCGATGAAGTCAAAATCTCGGTTCTGGAGAAGGACGAGAGATGGCGGAAGGTGTGCATCGACGGGACTATCGTTGAGATACCTGAAGGTGGAAGTATGGGTATCAAGATGCTTGACCATAGTCTCTTTAAGATTCTGGCAAGCCCTGTTGTTTTAGAGAGCCGTGAATAG
- a CDS encoding P-loop containing nucleoside triphosphate hydrolase protein: MTSAASESVATILCSSKQTRFQITNHRELDIDGVNITVTSGDKPSGKGKAKAKGEGIEILAGAKLRLKEGQRYALVGRNGTGKSTLLKAIAEKLIPGIPEETRIAILQQTRLTDEKSEEKPDTNNGDKASVLEQVIEKATAKHAIEQDIRDLTEGINGSDPFTPVRALRHLKHRKHQERLFRLDKDARLRSGARGMQARKALTAFEKVVAESNEMLGQSNEDISPETLQAETQEAVDMLADLQLQVDPTRVSEIESKAKKILTGLGFSETLIQKPISSLSGGWHMRASLATALVQETDILILDEPTNFLDLLGIIWLQRYLQNLEETENPPTLILVSHDRDFISLCTDLLILKDKQLTYFHGDFPTYEASQSERKQWLTTMKEAQDKQKAHIEKSIAANMKAGKANDDTNKLRQAKSRQKKLDNRWGLQVSARGGRFKLNRDLAGFHLTARDDIDIPPEDRPVVVNLPEPPDLRFPGALISLEKVVFRYSAKTPLVVQDITLSVGMGDRIGILGLNGAGKSTLIKLLVGETRPTSGTLNTHPRLKLAYYSQHAVEALQSLGREEPALTALALLTREVEGELTEGDLRGLLGQLGLPGRIASDVPLCKLSGGQVVRCELARLLWRRPHCLVLDEVTTHLDYETVTALREALRDWEGAVILV, from the exons ATGACGTCGGCAGCCTCTGAATCTGTAGCGACTATTCTCTGCAGCTCCAAACAGACGCGCTTTCAAATCACCAATCATCGCGAG CTTGATATTGATGGAGTCAACATCACCGTGACTTCAGGCGACAAACCTTCTGGCAAGGGAAAAGCAAAGGCAAAGGGCGAGGGCATTGAGATTCTCGCTGGAGCCAAACTTCGACTTAAGGAAGGCCAACGATATGCTCTTGTTGGGCGTAATGGAACTGGAAAGTCTA CACTACTCAAAGCCATCGCCGAGAAACTCATCCCAGGCATCCCAGAAGAGACTAGGATTGCTATTTTGCAGCAAACTAGACTGACTGATGAAAAGTCTGAGGAGAAACCCGATACCAACAATGGCGACAAAGCATCTGTGCTGGAACAAGTCATCGAAAAAGCTACAGCCAAACATGCCATCGAACAGGATATCAGAG ATCTAACAGAAGGAATAAATGGTTCTGACCCCTTTACTCCAGTCAGAGCATTAAGGCATCTGAAGCACAGAAAGCACCAAGAGCGTCTCTTCCGTCTCGATAAAGATGCTCGGCTTCGCAGTGGTGCTCGCGGAATGCAAGCTCGCAAGGCACTCACTGCCTTCGAAAAGGTCGTAGCTGAGTCGAATGAAAT GTTGGGTCAATCCAATGAGGATATTTCACCCGAGACTCTTCAAGCTGAGACCCAAGAAGCAGTCGATATGCTAGCCGATCTTCAACTACAGGTCGATCCAACTCGTGTATCAGAGATTGAGTCTAAGGCTAAGAAGATCCTGACTGGATTGGGCTTTTCTGAAACTCTTATCCAGAAACCCATTTCAAGTTTGTCTGGTGGTTGGCACATGCGTGCTTCTCTCGCCACGGCTTTGGTTCAGGAAACTGACATCCTAATCCTTGATGAGCCTACCAACTTTCTCGACCTCTTAGGAATCATCTGGTTGCAACGCTATCTCCAGAACTTGGAAGAAACAGAGAACCCACCAACTCTCATTCTCGTATCTCACGATCGCGACTTCATCTCTCTTTGCACCGATCTGCTCATCCTCAAAGACAAGCAACTTACTTACTTCCATGGCGATTTTCCTACTTACGAAGCATCGCAAAGTGAGCGCAAACAATGGCTCACCACCATGAAAGAAGCTCAGGATAAGCAAAAAGCGCATATTGAGAAGTCCATCGCTGCCAACATGAAAGCTGGCAAGGCCAATGACGATACCAACAAACTCCGTCAGGCTAAGTCTCgtcagaagaagcttgataaCCGCTGGGGGTTGCAAGTTAGCGCCAGGGGCGGTCGTTTCAAGCTCAATCGAGATCTTGCTGGCTTTCACTTGACTGCGCGTGATGATATCGATATTCCGCCGGAAGACCGCCCCGTCGTGGTGAATCTTCCTGAACCACCTGACCTGCGCTTCCCTGGCGCTCTGATCTCTCTCGAGAAGGTTGTGTTCCGGTATTCAGCTAAGACACCACTTGTTGTCCAGGATATCACTCTTTCTGTTGGCATGGGAGATCGTATTGGCATTCTTGGCCTCAACGGAGCGGGCAAGTCGACACTCATCAAACTCCTCGTTGGTGAGACTCGACCTACATCTGGAACTCTAAATACGCATCCCCGGTTGAAGCTGGCATACTACTCTCAACATGCCGTTGAGGCACTGCAGTCTCTCGGTCGTGAAGAACCGGCCCTCACAGCTCTCGCTCTTCTCACTCGCGAAGTCGAAGGTGAGCTCACAGAAGGAGATCTCCGCGGTCTTTTAGGCCAACTTGGTCTTCCAGGTCGAATTGCATCTGACGTGCCCCTGTGTAAACTCTCAGGAGGACAAGTGGTGCGTTGTGAGCTTGCTCGTCTCCTCTGGCGACGGCCCCATTGTCTTGTTCTGGATGAAGTCACGACTCATCTTGATTACGAGACCGTGACTGCATTGAGAGAAGCATTGAGAGATTGGGAGGGTGCGGTGATTTTGGTT